A DNA window from Nerophis lumbriciformis linkage group LG03, RoL_Nlum_v2.1, whole genome shotgun sequence contains the following coding sequences:
- the LOC133575364 gene encoding uncharacterized protein → METLHKCVKTQRWKPVTRLIGLPAGMDVTKMVSSLSMDGILTVEGPIPDSSAAAPTGLIIPIKVEADVPEEETLETNPGPLQKEEEEGEPTLGAENVLDDVQSQQSADATKQLDADEGEAVKDEDIQDDSGEADDDDDTPQPEEQQLGTEPSDEALGQELQHGE, encoded by the exons ATGGAGACATTGCACAAATGTGTCAAAACCCAAAGATGGAAGCCCGTGACACGTTTGATTGG GCTCCCAGCTGGGATGGATGTCACCAAAATGGTGTCCTCGCTATCCATGGACGGAATCTTGACGGTGGAAGGTCCCATTCCTGATTCATCCGCTGCCGCTCCCACTGGGCTCATCATACCAATAAAG GTGGAGGCTGATGTTCCAGAAGAAGAAACCCTGGAGACAAATCCAGGACCCCttcagaaggaggaggaggagggggagccCACACTTGGCGCAGAGAATGTTCTGGATGATGTCCAGAGCCAACAAAGTGCAGACGCGACCAAGCAGCTGGACGCTGATGAAGGAGAAGCGGTTAAGGATGAAGACATCCAAGACGACTCGGGGgaggctgatgatgatgatgacacgcCCCAGCCGGAGGAGCAGCAGCTGGGCACGGAGCCATCAGACGAGGCCCTGGGCCAGGAGCTCCAACATGGCGAGTAA